From one Lycium ferocissimum isolate CSIRO_LF1 chromosome 5, AGI_CSIRO_Lferr_CH_V1, whole genome shotgun sequence genomic stretch:
- the LOC132057967 gene encoding secreted RxLR effector protein 161-like, whose protein sequence is MYLTATRPDILQAVSVLSRFLNCASEIHMKAAKRVIRYVKGTLDYGVKFSKSQNFKLQGYSDSDWAGSVDDMKSTSGYCFSLGSGCFSWCSKKQDIVAQSTAEAEFIAAAATVNQAIWLRKILI, encoded by the coding sequence ATGTATCTCACTGCCACGAGACCTGACATTCTGCAAGCAGTAAGTGTTTTGTCCAGATTTTTGAATTGTGCAAGTGAAATTCACATGAAAGCAGCCAAAAGAGTGATAAGGTATGTCAAGGGAACTTTGGACTATGGTGTTAAGTTCAGTAAAAGTCAGAATTTCAAGTTACAAGGTTATTCTGATAGTGATTGGGCAGGGTCAGTTGATGACATGAAAAGCACTTCAGGTTATTGTTTTAGCCTTGGTTCGGGATGTTTTTCATGGTGCTCAAAGAAGCAAGATATCGTCGCACAGTCAACTGCAGAAGCTGAATTTATAGCTGCTGCAGCAACAGTTAATCAAGCTATCTGGCTAAGGAAGATCTTGATCTAG
- the LOC132057968 gene encoding uncharacterized protein LOC132057968, which translates to MKESEAIKEYSDRLINLANKVKLLGAELSDTRIVQKILVTLPEKFEATIASLENTKDLSNITLAELLNSLQAQEQRRLMRNEGAVEGALQARQQFNYRGKGNKQKEKKNYATSTEVAATNGNSSNNNKGGKYPACQHCGKKNHPHFKCWRKPMRCRKCHKLGHAEIICKEKGPQQLNKAQIADQQEEEQLFVATCFISKSTSSESWLIDSSCTDHMTHDEEIFRVLDRSVTSKVRIGNSDYLPAKGKGTVAIESYSGTKLISDVLYVPEIDQNLLSVGQFLENNFKLIFVDKKCVIFDPKGQEICQVKMRGKSFPLIQWRKSRLPIRAKR; encoded by the coding sequence ATGAAGGAATCTGAGGCAATTAAAGAGTACTCAGATAGACTTATCAATCTGGCTAATAAGGTAAAGTTACTTGGTGCCGAACTTTCTGATACAAGGATTGTGCAGAAAATCCTTGTTACTTTACCTGAAAAGTTTGAAGCAACAATTGCTTCACTGGAAAATACAAAAGATCTGTCAAACATTACTTTGGCAGAACTTTTGAACTCTTTGCAAGCACAGGAACAAAGAAGATTGATGAGGAATGAGGGAGCTGTTGAAGGAGCCTTGCAAGCAAGGCAACAATTCAACTACAGAGGCAAAGGCAATAAgcagaaggaaaagaagaactATGCTACGTCAACAGAAGTTGCTGCAACTAATGGCAATtccagcaacaacaacaaaggtGGAAAGTATCCAGCTTGCCAACATTGTGGGAAGAAAAATCATCCACACTTCAAGTGTTGGAGAAAACCTATGAGATGCAGAAAGTGTCATAAACTCGGTCATGCTGAGATTATTTGCAAAGAGAAAGGAccacaacaattaaataaagCACAAATTGCAGACCAACAAGAAGAAGAGCAATTGTTTGTGGCTACTTGTTTTATAAGTAAAAGTACTTCAAGCGAAAGCTGGTTAATTGATAGCAGTTGTACAGATCATATGACTCATGATGAGGAGATTTTCAGAGTTTTAGACAGATCTGTAACCTCTAAAGTCAGAATTGGTAACAGTGATTATCTTCCTGCTAAAGGGAAAGGCACAGTAGCTATTGAAAGCTATTCAGGTACAAAGTTGATTTCGGATGTACTCTATGTTCCTGAAATTGATCAAAATTTGTTGAGCGTAGGGCAGTTTTTGGAGAATAATTTCAAGCTTATTTTTGTTGACAAGAAGTGTGTGATCTTTGATCCAAAGGGTCAAGAAATCTGTCAAGTTAAAATGAGAGGAAAAAGTTTTCCTTTGATCCAATGGAGGAAAAGCAGGCTGCCTATCCGAGCCAAGAGATGA